A region from the Volucribacter amazonae genome encodes:
- a CDS encoding acetolactate synthase 3 large subunit — protein sequence MKKLSGAEMIVQSLRDQGVKFLFGYPGGSVLDIYDAIHTLGGIEHILVRHEQGAVHMADGYARSTGEVGCVLVTSGPGATNAITGIATAYMDSVPLVIFSGQVMSNLIGSDAFQECDMVGISRPVVKHSFLVKQVEDIPSVVKKAFYIASTGRPGPVVIDLPKDIMNPAIKVPYHYPEQVSLRSYNPTLQGHKGQIKKAFKAILEAKKPVLFVGGGAITANCSEKLIKFAKALNLPVTSSLMGLGAFPSTDPQFLGMLGMHGTYEANNTMHHSDLIIGVGVRFDDRTTNNLAKYCPNAKVIHIDIDPTSISKNVVANIPIVGSAENVLETFLALLADKQAELTSDKLQKWWQQIEQWRAKKCLDYHRNSGVIKPQQVIETVYRLTQGQAYVASDVGQHQMFTALYYPFDKPRHWINSGGLGTMGFGLPAALGVKLAHPEATVVCVTGDGSIQMNIQELSTAQQYNIPVVIISLNNRFLGMVKQWQDMIYSGRHSQSYMDSLPDFVKLAEAYGHVGIAIDHVEELEEKLKQAFSIKNKLVFVDIKVDETEHVYPMLVRGGAMNEMILTKTETA from the coding sequence ATGATGCTATTCATACTTTAGGGGGCATAGAGCATATTTTAGTCCGTCATGAACAAGGGGCGGTACATATGGCTGATGGGTATGCTCGTTCTACGGGCGAAGTGGGGTGCGTATTGGTTACCTCTGGTCCGGGGGCAACAAATGCCATTACAGGTATCGCTACCGCTTATATGGATTCTGTTCCTTTAGTCATTTTTTCTGGGCAGGTAATGAGTAATTTGATTGGTAGTGATGCTTTTCAAGAATGTGATATGGTGGGGATTTCTCGCCCTGTGGTAAAGCATAGCTTTTTAGTGAAACAGGTTGAAGATATTCCTTCGGTGGTAAAAAAAGCTTTCTATATTGCCTCAACAGGACGGCCGGGGCCAGTGGTCATTGATTTACCTAAAGATATTATGAATCCGGCAATCAAAGTGCCTTATCATTATCCTGAGCAAGTCAGTTTACGTTCTTACAACCCAACGTTACAAGGGCATAAAGGGCAAATTAAAAAAGCCTTTAAAGCTATTCTAGAGGCGAAAAAGCCCGTATTGTTCGTAGGGGGCGGTGCAATTACCGCAAATTGCAGTGAAAAATTGATTAAATTTGCTAAAGCACTTAATTTACCTGTTACTTCATCATTAATGGGCTTAGGGGCATTTCCAAGTACCGATCCTCAATTTCTAGGTATGTTGGGTATGCATGGGACCTATGAAGCTAACAATACGATGCACCATAGCGATTTAATTATTGGGGTGGGTGTACGTTTTGATGATCGCACCACCAATAATCTGGCAAAATATTGTCCAAATGCTAAAGTTATCCATATTGATATTGATCCTACGTCTATTTCTAAAAATGTGGTTGCCAATATTCCAATTGTCGGCAGTGCGGAAAATGTATTAGAAACATTCTTAGCCTTATTAGCGGATAAACAGGCGGAACTCACCAGTGATAAATTGCAAAAATGGTGGCAACAAATTGAGCAATGGCGTGCAAAAAAATGCCTTGATTATCATCGTAATAGTGGCGTTATTAAGCCACAACAGGTCATTGAAACGGTTTATCGGCTCACTCAAGGGCAGGCTTATGTCGCCTCTGATGTGGGACAACACCAAATGTTTACGGCATTATATTATCCTTTTGATAAACCTCGTCATTGGATTAACTCTGGTGGGCTAGGTACAATGGGTTTTGGTTTGCCAGCGGCTTTAGGAGTAAAATTAGCTCACCCAGAAGCAACGGTGGTTTGTGTAACGGGAGATGGCAGTATTCAAATGAATATTCAAGAATTATCCACCGCACAACAATATAATATTCCTGTTGTGATTATTAGTTTAAATAACCGCTTTTTAGGTATGGTAAAGCAGTGGCAGGATATGATTTATTCTGGTCGTCATTCTCAATCTTATATGGATTCTTTACCAGACTTTGTCAAACTCGCAGAGGCTTATGGGCATGTGGGCATTGCTATTGATCATGTTGAAGAATTAGAGGAAAAATTAAAACAAGCGTTTAGTATTAAAAATAAATTGGTGTTTGTTGATATTAAAGTTGATGAAACGGAGCATGTTTATCCTATGTTGGTAAGGGGTGGGGCAATGAATGAAATGATTTTAACTAAAACGGAGACAGCATAA
- the ilvN gene encoding acetolactate synthase small subunit, whose product MRRILSVLLENESGALSRVVGLFSQRAFNIESLTVAPTDDPTLSRMTIEAYGDEQVLEQIEKQLHKLVDVFKVMNLSDCEHIEREVMLLKIRAQGATRDEIKRLADIFRGQIVDVTTKSYTIQLSGTKDKLDAFIAAVKQETSVIEVVRSGLISLSRGEKNCL is encoded by the coding sequence ATGCGTAGAATTTTATCAGTATTATTAGAAAATGAATCTGGTGCGTTATCGCGTGTAGTAGGGTTGTTTTCCCAACGAGCCTTTAATATTGAGAGCTTAACTGTTGCACCTACAGATGATCCCACCTTATCTCGTATGACAATAGAAGCCTATGGCGATGAACAGGTATTAGAGCAAATTGAGAAACAATTACATAAATTAGTTGATGTTTTTAAAGTAATGAATTTAAGTGATTGTGAACATATTGAGCGAGAAGTCATGCTATTAAAAATTCGTGCACAAGGGGCAACCCGTGATGAAATCAAACGTTTAGCGGATATATTTCGTGGGCAAATTGTGGACGTAACCACAAAATCTTATACCATTCAGTTAAGTGGTACTAAAGATAAACTTGATGCTTTCATTGCTGCAGTGAAACAAGAAACAAGCGTGATTGAAGTGGTGCGATCGGGCTTAATTAGCTTATCTCGTGGCGAGAAAAATTGTCTTTAA
- the cra gene encoding catabolite repressor/activator: MKLDELAKIAGVSRTTVSYVVNGKAKEYRVSDKTIQKVTALIEQYQYKPNAIAAGLRAGKTNTIGLIIPDFENSSYARIANALENRCREHGYQLIITCSNDNPANEKDCAKNLFLRKVDALIVSTCLPNPQDFYPQTANKTPIVYLDRPSQDTASLMVLSDDEQDAYHLAQNLLQSHKKMNNLLFLGALSELPVSQQRQEGFTRLTQEYGINANLIYAEQFSKEAASQAFQTWIAQHGIPDSIFVTSLTLLRGIFLVLLNNYQSIPKSIHIATFGNHEMLDLIPNLVICAEQNHSKIVDTLWQLIDKKLNKKKALQVENITIIPRHLLVRNT, from the coding sequence GTGAAGTTAGATGAACTCGCAAAAATTGCGGGCGTATCAAGGACTACCGTAAGTTATGTGGTAAACGGTAAAGCAAAGGAATACCGCGTTAGTGATAAAACTATTCAAAAAGTAACCGCACTTATTGAACAATATCAATATAAACCTAACGCCATTGCCGCAGGGTTAAGGGCAGGCAAGACAAATACCATAGGGTTAATTATTCCTGATTTTGAAAATAGTAGTTATGCTAGAATAGCCAATGCGTTAGAAAACCGTTGTAGAGAACATGGTTATCAGTTAATTATTACTTGTTCTAACGATAACCCTGCTAACGAAAAAGATTGTGCTAAAAATCTTTTTTTACGGAAAGTTGATGCGTTAATCGTTTCTACCTGTTTACCTAATCCGCAGGATTTTTATCCGCAAACAGCTAATAAAACGCCTATTGTTTATCTTGATCGTCCTAGTCAGGATACAGCAAGTTTAATGGTACTATCTGATGATGAACAAGATGCTTATCATCTTGCACAAAATTTATTACAGTCCCATAAAAAAATGAATAATCTTTTATTTCTTGGGGCATTATCTGAACTACCAGTAAGTCAACAACGTCAAGAGGGTTTTACACGTTTAACGCAAGAATATGGCATCAATGCCAATCTTATCTATGCTGAGCAATTTAGCAAAGAAGCAGCCAGCCAAGCATTTCAAACTTGGATTGCTCAACATGGTATCCCTGATAGTATTTTTGTTACCTCATTAACCTTGTTACGCGGTATTTTTCTCGTTTTATTAAATAACTATCAAAGCATTCCTAAATCCATTCACATTGCGACCTTTGGTAACCATGAAATGCTTGATCTTATTCCTAATTTAGTGATTTGTGCCGAGCAGAACCATAGTAAAATTGTTGATACTCTATGGCAATTAATTGACAAGAAGTTAAATAAGAAAAAAGCGTTACAAGTAGAGAATATTACTATTATTCCTCGTCATTTATTAGTGAGAAACACATAA
- the dacB gene encoding serine-type D-Ala-D-Ala carboxypeptidase has product MNKLFTLSLFVTTLLSSPFALATEAKSLNSQLPVGTNLAFIAKNISQNKMIDQYHADLFMLPASTQKVLTALTAKLFLPDSFRFNTSLLTQGKIKNGVLQGNLVVQFNGDPDLTSGQLYQLLAQLKQQGIEKIDGNLIIDTAIFASHDRAAGWIWNDLTMCFNAPPAAINLDNNCFYVNLDANYPVGEVAKFNVPASFPVQVFGQVRIVDNKEANYCLLDAVVHDNNRYQIKGCIRRQNKPFGLSFAVQDPDSYGVAIIQRQLKQLGITFTGQVQQAINPQQGQLFAQHQSASLSELIKKMMKKSDNQIADALFRTIAYHYYKRPATFQLGSLAMKQILQTKANIPLGNAVIADGSGLSRHNLISAQDMLRVLDYIITHEDQLQLLESFPTAGVDGTLRGRGSMLASPLAQNIKAKTGALKGVYNLAGFMTNARGETVAFVQFINGYSTGELDSKTQRSPLNRFENQLYNELYRQ; this is encoded by the coding sequence ATGAACAAGCTGTTTACCTTATCTTTATTTGTAACAACCTTACTATCCTCCCCTTTCGCTCTTGCTACTGAAGCAAAATCTCTTAATTCACAGCTTCCTGTGGGGACTAATCTCGCCTTTATTGCAAAAAATATTTCACAAAATAAAATGATTGATCAATATCATGCCGATTTATTTATGCTGCCAGCGAGTACACAAAAAGTTCTCACCGCACTGACTGCAAAACTTTTTTTACCCGATTCATTCCGTTTTAATACTAGCCTTTTAACGCAAGGTAAAATAAAAAATGGCGTGTTACAAGGTAATTTGGTGGTTCAATTTAATGGCGATCCTGATTTAACCAGTGGACAACTATATCAATTACTTGCTCAATTAAAGCAACAAGGTATTGAAAAAATTGATGGTAATTTGATTATTGATACTGCCATTTTTGCTAGCCACGATCGTGCAGCTGGTTGGATTTGGAATGATTTAACCATGTGTTTTAATGCTCCTCCCGCAGCAATTAATTTAGATAACAATTGTTTCTATGTGAATTTAGATGCCAATTACCCTGTTGGTGAAGTCGCCAAATTTAATGTTCCAGCAAGTTTTCCTGTTCAAGTCTTTGGGCAAGTGCGTATTGTTGATAATAAAGAGGCAAATTATTGCTTGCTTGATGCCGTAGTTCATGACAATAATCGTTACCAAATCAAAGGCTGTATTAGACGACAAAATAAGCCTTTTGGATTAAGTTTTGCGGTACAAGATCCCGATAGTTATGGTGTTGCGATAATACAACGTCAATTAAAGCAATTAGGTATTACATTTACAGGTCAAGTTCAGCAAGCGATTAATCCACAACAAGGGCAATTATTCGCACAACATCAATCCGCTTCCTTATCTGAATTAATCAAGAAAATGATGAAAAAATCAGATAATCAAATTGCCGATGCTTTATTTAGAACCATTGCTTACCATTATTATAAACGCCCTGCGACCTTCCAATTAGGCAGTTTAGCGATGAAACAAATTTTGCAAACAAAAGCTAATATTCCACTTGGTAACGCGGTTATCGCCGATGGTTCAGGCTTATCACGTCATAATTTGATTTCAGCACAAGATATGCTAAGGGTATTAGACTATATTATTACTCACGAAGACCAATTACAATTACTAGAGAGCTTTCCCACCGCTGGCGTGGACGGCACATTACGGGGGCGAGGTTCTATGCTTGCTTCGCCTTTAGCACAAAATATCAAAGCAAAAACAGGGGCATTAAAAGGGGTTTATAATCTTGCTGGATTTATGACTAATGCTCGAGGTGAAACGGTGGCTTTTGTACAATTTATCAATGGTTATTCTACGGGAGAATTAGACAGTAAAACCCAACGTTCACCACTCAACCGTTTTGAAAATCAACTTTATAATGAACTTTATCGTCAATAA
- the greA gene encoding transcription elongation factor GreA — translation MNQIPMTVRGAEQLREELDFLKTVRRPEIIKAIAEAREHGDLKENAEYHAAREQQGFCEGRIQEIEGKLANCQIIDITKMTNNGKVIFGATVVLLNTATEEEMTYRIVGDDEANIKEGLISVNSPIARGLIGKEVDDTVNIATPGGNVEFEIIEVNYI, via the coding sequence ATGAATCAGATTCCGATGACAGTACGTGGCGCTGAACAATTAAGAGAAGAACTTGATTTTTTAAAAACAGTAAGACGCCCTGAAATTATTAAGGCGATTGCTGAGGCAAGAGAACATGGGGATTTAAAAGAAAATGCGGAATATCATGCAGCTCGTGAACAACAAGGATTTTGTGAGGGGCGTATTCAAGAAATTGAAGGAAAACTAGCGAACTGTCAAATTATTGATATTACTAAAATGACTAATAATGGTAAGGTTATTTTTGGCGCAACAGTGGTATTATTAAATACAGCTACAGAAGAAGAAATGACTTATCGTATCGTAGGTGATGATGAAGCAAATATCAAAGAGGGGCTTATTTCAGTAAATTCGCCAATAGCCAGAGGGCTTATTGGTAAAGAAGTTGATGATACCGTAAATATTGCCACTCCGGGCGGTAATGTTGAATTTGAAATTATTGAAGTGAATTATATTTAA
- the yhbY gene encoding ribosome assembly RNA-binding protein YhbY gives MMQLSTKQKQYLKGLAHHLNPVVMLGGHGLTEGVLAEIDNALSHHELIKVKIAGADRETKQLIIEAIVRETQACAVQTIGHILVLYRPSEEKKITLPRK, from the coding sequence ATTATGCAATTATCCACAAAACAAAAACAATATTTAAAAGGATTAGCTCATCATTTAAATCCTGTCGTTATGCTCGGCGGACATGGGCTTACGGAAGGTGTATTAGCGGAAATAGATAATGCCCTTTCCCATCACGAATTAATCAAAGTCAAAATTGCAGGGGCAGATCGTGAAACCAAGCAATTAATTATTGAGGCGATTGTGAGAGAAACTCAGGCTTGTGCGGTACAAACTATTGGGCATATTTTAGTGCTTTATCGCCCATCAGAGGAAAAAAAGATTACTTTGCCACGTAAATAA
- the sspA gene encoding stringent starvation protein SspA — protein MTTAANKRSVMTLFTDNSDIYCHQVKIVLAEKGVTYEAEVVDPQALSEDLMELNPYGTLPTLVDRDLVLFNSRIIMEYLDERFPHPPLMPVYPVARGKCRLLMLRIEQDWYPTLFLAERGTDEERVKALKQLKEEILAVAPIFSQTPYFMSEEFGLVDCYVAPLLWRMQLLGVEFTGAGSKAIKGYMARVFARDSFEQSLGNAVPKNLMDEK, from the coding sequence ATGACAACCGCAGCGAATAAACGCTCAGTAATGACCCTTTTTACAGATAATTCAGATATTTATTGTCATCAAGTAAAAATCGTTTTAGCAGAGAAAGGCGTTACCTATGAGGCGGAGGTTGTAGATCCGCAAGCCTTATCAGAAGATTTGATGGAATTAAATCCTTATGGAACCTTGCCTACTTTAGTTGATAGAGATTTAGTTTTATTTAATTCTCGTATTATTATGGAATATCTTGATGAACGTTTTCCTCACCCGCCATTAATGCCTGTTTATCCAGTGGCGAGAGGAAAATGCCGTTTATTAATGTTGCGTATTGAACAAGATTGGTATCCAACATTATTCCTTGCAGAACGAGGCACTGACGAAGAGCGAGTCAAAGCATTAAAACAATTAAAAGAAGAAATTCTTGCTGTTGCTCCTATTTTTAGCCAAACCCCTTATTTTATGAGTGAAGAGTTTGGTTTAGTGGATTGCTATGTTGCGCCGTTATTATGGCGTATGCAACTACTTGGTGTAGAGTTTACGGGAGCAGGTAGCAAGGCGATTAAAGGTTATATGGCAAGAGTATTCGCACGAGATTCCTTTGAACAATCTTTAGGTAATGCCGTACCTAAAAATTTAATGGATGAAAAATAA
- a CDS encoding ClpXP protease specificity-enhancing factor, with the protein MEQSGLLPKRPYLLKAYFDWLVDNDLTPYLVVDATYPHVKVPTEYVKDGQIVLNLSVNATGNLQINSDFIQFNARFRGIPQEIYIPMGAALAIYARENGDGVMFEYEPAYAINALSQDQPTDFMNVVENKDKHTNNAKSQAKSVDKKSTSHLRIVK; encoded by the coding sequence ATGGAACAATCAGGATTATTACCTAAACGTCCTTATTTATTAAAGGCCTATTTTGATTGGCTAGTAGATAATGATTTAACCCCTTATTTGGTTGTTGATGCCACATATCCCCATGTGAAAGTCCCTACGGAATATGTAAAAGATGGGCAAATCGTGCTAAATTTATCCGTCAATGCCACAGGGAATTTGCAAATAAATTCGGATTTTATTCAATTTAATGCACGTTTTCGTGGAATTCCGCAAGAAATTTATATTCCTATGGGGGCGGCATTGGCGATTTATGCTAGAGAAAATGGCGATGGTGTGATGTTTGAATATGAGCCTGCTTATGCGATTAATGCGTTATCGCAGGATCAGCCTACGGATTTTATGAATGTCGTGGAGAATAAAGACAAGCATACTAATAATGCAAAATCTCAAGCGAAATCTGTTGATAAGAAATCAACTTCTCATTTACGCATTGTAAAATAA
- the dapD gene encoding 2,3,4,5-tetrahydropyridine-2,6-dicarboxylate N-succinyltransferase, with product MSNLQQIIETAFEKRAEITPKTVDAELKSAINEVIAGLDSGKYRVAEKINGEWVVHQWLKKAVLLSFRINDNQLVAGAETNYYDKVPMKFANYDEARFQQEGFRVVPPAAVRQGAFIAKNTVLMPSYVNIGAYVDEGTMVDTWATVGSCAQIGKNVHLSGGVGIGGVLEPLQANPTIIEDNCFIGARSEIVEGVIVEEGSVISMGVFIGQSTKIYDRETGEIHYGRVPAGSVVVSGSLPSKCGKYSLYAAVIVKKVDEKTRGKVGINELLRSIDE from the coding sequence ATGTCAAATTTACAACAAATTATTGAAACCGCTTTTGAAAAACGTGCTGAAATTACGCCAAAAACCGTAGATGCGGAATTAAAATCAGCTATTAATGAAGTAATTGCGGGATTAGATTCTGGAAAATATCGTGTTGCTGAAAAAATAAATGGTGAATGGGTTGTTCATCAATGGTTGAAAAAAGCGGTATTATTGTCTTTCCGTATCAATGATAATCAGTTAGTGGCGGGTGCTGAAACTAATTATTACGATAAAGTCCCAATGAAATTCGCAAATTATGATGAAGCTCGTTTTCAACAAGAAGGTTTTCGTGTTGTACCTCCAGCAGCGGTTCGTCAAGGGGCGTTTATCGCAAAAAATACTGTACTTATGCCGTCTTATGTTAATATCGGTGCTTATGTTGATGAAGGGACAATGGTTGATACTTGGGCTACTGTAGGTTCTTGTGCACAAATTGGTAAAAATGTGCATTTATCTGGTGGTGTTGGCATTGGAGGCGTGTTAGAGCCTTTACAAGCAAATCCGACAATTATTGAAGATAACTGCTTTATTGGCGCTCGTTCAGAAATCGTTGAGGGCGTAATCGTTGAAGAGGGTTCTGTTATTTCTATGGGCGTATTTATTGGTCAATCTACCAAGATTTATGATCGTGAAACAGGCGAAATCCACTATGGTCGTGTACCTGCTGGATCAGTGGTTGTATCTGGTAGCTTACCTTCTAAATGCGGTAAATATAGCTTATATGCGGCAGTCATTGTCAAAAAAGTTGATGAAAAAACACGCGGAAAAGTAGGTATTAACGAATTATTACGTTCTATTGACGAATAA
- the putP gene encoding sodium/proline symporter PutP, whose translation MQNYQIYITFGLYLVVILAIGIYAYRSTQNFDDYILGGRKMGSFVTAMSAGASDMSGWLLMGLPGAIFLSGLSEAWIAIGLTIGAYFNYRIVAGRLRIFTETYNNALTLPEFFAQRFPYQKKALKIISSAIILFFFTIYCASGVVAGAKLFQGLLGLDYTTALWLGAFATIAYTFIGGYLAVSWSDTIQATLMIFALLLAPVMVLIHLSWNDITLALEAKSAITQIPYSNWLHNVSGIGVISALAWGLGYFGQPHILARFMAADTVQSLNQARRIGITWMFLCLGGAVAVGYFGLAYFSVNHIPLANAESIFIELSKILFNPWIVGIVLSAILAAIMSTLSAQLLMCSAAITEDFYKGFLRKTASSLELVWVGRIMVLVIAIIAIVIAQDPESKVMSLVSYAWAGFGAAFGPVVILSLFNRNISSNAALWGMLSGAVTVVIWSPLMKYLGWTDLAKLYEIIPGFLVCSFITLTSSALSPVNPDVAEKFDQALNEFNRKC comes from the coding sequence ATGCAAAACTATCAAATCTACATTACTTTTGGTTTATACCTCGTTGTTATTTTAGCCATAGGGATCTATGCCTATCGCTCCACCCAGAATTTTGATGATTATATTCTGGGCGGGCGAAAAATGGGCAGTTTCGTTACCGCAATGTCGGCAGGAGCGTCCGATATGTCAGGTTGGCTATTAATGGGGTTACCCGGTGCCATTTTCTTATCAGGTTTATCTGAGGCTTGGATTGCTATTGGCTTAACCATAGGGGCTTATTTTAATTATCGCATCGTGGCGGGACGGTTACGGATCTTCACCGAAACCTACAACAATGCCCTTACTTTGCCAGAATTTTTTGCCCAACGCTTTCCTTATCAGAAAAAAGCCTTAAAAATTATTTCATCAGCCATTATTTTATTTTTCTTTACCATTTATTGTGCTTCTGGTGTGGTAGCTGGGGCGAAATTATTCCAAGGCTTACTGGGGTTAGATTATACTACTGCCCTTTGGTTAGGAGCATTTGCTACCATTGCTTATACTTTTATCGGTGGTTATTTAGCGGTATCTTGGAGCGATACTATTCAAGCCACTTTAATGATCTTTGCCTTGCTTCTTGCTCCAGTAATGGTATTAATTCATTTAAGCTGGAATGATATTACCCTTGCATTAGAAGCAAAATCAGCTATTACCCAAATCCCTTACTCTAATTGGTTACACAATGTTTCAGGCATCGGCGTTATTTCTGCCTTGGCTTGGGGCTTAGGCTATTTTGGGCAACCACACATTTTAGCTCGCTTTATGGCGGCTGACACCGTACAATCGCTAAACCAAGCTCGCCGTATTGGTATTACTTGGATGTTTTTATGTTTAGGCGGTGCTGTGGCTGTGGGGTATTTTGGTTTAGCCTATTTCAGCGTTAATCACATTCCGCTTGCTAATGCCGAATCTATTTTTATTGAGTTATCAAAAATCTTATTTAATCCTTGGATTGTAGGGATTGTATTATCAGCTATTTTGGCGGCAATTATGAGTACCCTCTCTGCCCAATTATTAATGTGTTCCGCTGCGATTACTGAAGATTTCTACAAAGGTTTTTTACGCAAAACCGCTTCAAGTTTAGAGTTAGTTTGGGTTGGTCGCATTATGGTTCTCGTTATCGCTATTATTGCGATTGTCATTGCTCAAGATCCAGAATCAAAAGTGATGAGCTTAGTATCTTATGCTTGGGCAGGGTTTGGTGCAGCTTTTGGACCAGTGGTAATTCTTTCATTATTTAACCGCAACATTAGTTCTAATGCGGCTTTATGGGGTATGCTCTCTGGGGCTGTAACGGTGGTAATTTGGTCGCCATTAATGAAATATCTAGGTTGGACAGATCTCGCCAAACTCTATGAAATTATTCCGGGCTTTTTAGTTTGTTCCTTTATTACGCTAACCTCTTCTGCATTATCGCCTGTTAATCCTGATGTTGCGGAAAAATTTGATCAAGCATTAAATGAATTTAATCGTAAATGCTAA